The following DNA comes from Fibrobacter sp..
CGCTCGAGAGGGCGTCGAAGAATTCTGTCTGCTGGGCCGAAACCAGGCGGTTTTCGTCGTAGATGTGGCTTTTATCCGGGCGCGAAGGGAGCCCGAATGCGATGGAAGATAAGGCGAGCGCGGTTGCTAGAAGTATTTTGATATGCTGGTACACTTAATGATTGTCCGTCGGGATGTTTTTTTTATCGGCTCAAAAGAGCCTCTATAAGTTATTTTTTTGTGATTTATATGTAATTTGTGTTTTTTTTGTATTCCAAAATATAATATCTAGAAAAATTTTTTTCAAAAAATTACACTTTTTTGTTTTTGCATATATACATTTATCTGTGGTTGTTCCATGAATGTTTCCGTGGAGTATTGTTTGGAGATGGAACGTGAGTGAAAAATGGATTTGGTTGCCGGATTGGGCGTCTGATTTGTCCCTATGGGAAGATGATCTGACGGATGCGGATGCATCTGCCAAGCACTCTTTTGTACCATACGAGAAAATGGCGCCGCATCTCGACGACGTCTATGCCATTGACGGCCTTTCCAAGGCGAATACCGTAGTCGGCTGGGGGCTTGGCGCTTTTGCCCTGCTGCTCGGCGCGTCGAAGCGTCCCCAAAACCAGAAGTGGATACTGCTTTCGCCGTTTGCGAACTTCTGCGACGAAGATGGCCCGTGGAATTCCGAGAACCTGCTGTTCAAGGCGCGCGAAATGCACACCTCGCTCGACGTGGGCCTCAAGGCGTTCAAGGAACAGTTCGACGACGAGTTCAGCGACTGGCCCGAGGAATGGCTTGATGCGGCAAGGAAGATGGATGCGACGCTGCTTGCGGACGGCCTCAAGTTCCTCGCCGCTAAGAAAATAGAGAATGTTATCGAGGACAGCGATAATATCCAGGTGCTTTTTGGCCGCATGGACCAGGACGTAACCCCGGCCATGACGCTTAGGCTTAAGGAGTTCCTGCCCAAGGCTTCGTTCAAGGAACGCCCCAAGTCAGGACACTGGCCCCCGATGATGCTTTTCTAAAAAACAACCGTATTTTTTTTCCCGCTTGGCAATGCCCTGGCGGGATTGTTTTATATTTGCGCGCGATAGAGATTATTAGGAGTTTTTGATGGCGTGTGTTGTTGATGCGAGCGTTTTGGACAGGGAATTGAACCCGGAACAGGCCGCGGCCGCGAAGAAGATTGACGGCCCGATGCTCATTCTTGCGGGCGCCGGTTCGGGAAAGACCCGTGCCATCACTTACAAGATTGCCCACCTGGTTTCGAGCCATGGGGTGGAACCCAACAGGATTCTTGCGGTGACGTTCACCAACAAGGCCGCCCGCGAAATGAACGAGCGTATCCAGAAACTGTTGGATACGCGGATGCGATTTGAATGGATGGGAACGTTCCACTCGGTG
Coding sequences within:
- a CDS encoding alpha/beta hydrolase — protein: MSEKWIWLPDWASDLSLWEDDLTDADASAKHSFVPYEKMAPHLDDVYAIDGLSKANTVVGWGLGAFALLLGASKRPQNQKWILLSPFANFCDEDGPWNSENLLFKAREMHTSLDVGLKAFKEQFDDEFSDWPEEWLDAARKMDATLLADGLKFLAAKKIENVIEDSDNIQVLFGRMDQDVTPAMTLRLKEFLPKASFKERPKSGHWPPMMLF